TGTGGTTTGGCAAGGGTTCTGCAGGAAGATATAGATGCAGCCCTGGACTCTGACGTGGATTACATTCACACTTTCATTGGAACCTCCCCTTTACACCGGGAGTACAAGTTACACATGAGTCAGGAGGAAATACTCAACAAGGCAACCGAAGCTGTGGAGTACATCAAAGATCACGGGATCATTGCTGAGTTTTCGGCTGAAGATGCTACCCGAACAGAGTTTGAATTCCTTAAAAATATTTACACAGCAGTAGAAGAGGCTGGAGCAGATATAATCAACGTTCCAGACACAGTTGGAGTATTAGTACCGGTATCAATGCATAGTCTCATAAGCGACCTAAAGGATGTAGTTAACATTCCCATAAGCGTGCACTGCCATGATGATTTTGGTCTGGCTGTGGCCAACAGCCTGGCAGCAGTGGAAGCTGGTGCCGAGCAGGTTCACGCCACCATCAATGGTCTGGGGGAAAGGGCAGGAAACGCCTCTCTGGAAGAGGTGGTAATGGCTCTAATGGTCAATTATGGGGTTAAAACCAATATAACTACCGAACTTTTGGTCAGCACATCTGAACTGGTTTCCAGGATAACCGGGGTGAAAATGCCCCCTAACAAGGCCATAGTGGGTGAGAATGCCTTTGCCCATGAGGCAGGAATACATGTCCACGGAGTCCTACAGAAGGCAGAGACATATGAACCTCTTAAACCTGAAATGGTAGGTCACACCCGCCGTATAGTTATGGGAAAACACACCGGTGCTCGTGCCATAAGGTCTAAACTGGATGACTATGGAATTGAAATGGAAGAAGATCAGTTTTGCACCCTGTACGACCAGGTGAAGAAACTGGGAGATAAGGGCAAAATGGTGACTGATGCCGATCTTCAGGCCATGGCAGAAACCGTACTGGGAAAACCCAAGGAAGAAAAGGTCAAACTGGAAGGTTTCACGGTTATGACTGGTGATAACGTACTCCCAACTGCTACAGTTAAACTTAACATCGATGGTAAGATAAAAACTGCTGCCAAAACAGGTGTAGGGCCAGTTGATGCAGCTATCAATGCAATACAAAATTTAGTAGGGGACACTGCAGATATAGAACTTAAAGAATATCATATTGAAGCAATAACTGGCGGTACAAATGCCCTGGCTGAAGTATTCGTAATTATGGCTGATTCTGATGGTAACAGTGCTACTGGGCGTTCTACTGTGGAAGATGTGGTAATGGCAAGTGTAGAAGCAGTTTTAGATGCAATAAACAAAATTCTTATTGAAAGATAATTGGGGTCATGATAATTGAAAGGATACAAATAAGCACGCAGAATCATTATAAAATGGAAAACATATAAATTAACAAATAATAATTAGTTAACAGTTAATAATTAGTTAACAGTTTAGAATTTTCTATAAATTTCAGGAGCACAGATAATCATGGCCAGTGCAACTATCCTGGTGGTGGAAGATGAAAGAATCACCGCTGAAGACATCCGAGCAGGACTGAAATTTGCAGGTTATAAAGTACCCGCAGTATGTTCTACAGGGGAAGATGCTGTTCAACAAGCTGGAAGACTAGAACCTGATTTAGTCCTAATGGATATTAAATTAGAGGGCGAAATGGATGGTATTGAGGCAGCTGCGGAGATAAAAAAATCACACGATATTCCCGTAATTTACCTAACTGCTTATTCTGATGAGGAGACTGTGGAAAGAGCTAAATTAACCGAGCCTTCGGGCTTTTTGGTTAAAGGTCAGGGGCTTTTAAGTAAACCATTCGATGAGAATGAACTACATGCTGCCATTGAAATTACATTATACCGGCATCAGATGGAAAAAGAACATGATCAGATTTCATCAACCATGTTAATGAAAACCAGTGAAGCAGTAATAGCAACCAATTCCACTGGTCAGATCAAATTCATCAATAACCTGGCTGAGGAAATAACGGGCTGGAGAAAGGATGATGCTTTGGGTAAGGATCTCCACGAAGTTTTCTTACCAATCTCTGAAATAAATGATGAATCATCCCTGGAAGATGCTTTGGCCGCAGGGGAATTACCGGAAATAATTTCCCGCAATGGTGCTCGCTTCCGTATTAAAGGGACTGTAACTCCTATAAAAGATTACAAGCATCAGATTAGCGGTATGGTGGTATCTTTCCAACTTCATAATGATTGATGGGAAACTTTATGAAAAGTAGTTCAATAGACAGCAGATATACTGGGGAGGCATGAAATGGGAAACGTAGACATCTTGATAGTGGAAGATGAGAGAATAACTGCTGAAGACATAAAAAAAGCTTTAAATAGTGTTGGGTTTAACGTACCGACCATTGTAAGTTCGGGTGAAGATGCTATAAGGGCTTGTGATGAGTTAGAACCTGATCTGGTGCTCATGGACATCAAACTGGAGGGGGAAATGGATGGTATTCAGGCCGCAGAAAAGATCCGCTCCAAAATGGGAATCCCCATAATCTACCTCACTGCATTTTCCGATGAAAAAACAGTTCAAAGGGCTAAAGTAACTGAACCTTCTGGATTTATTCTCAAGCAACCCTACGGATTTTTACGCAAACCATTCGAAG
This DNA window, taken from Methanobacterium subterraneum, encodes the following:
- a CDS encoding response regulator → MASATILVVEDERITAEDIRAGLKFAGYKVPAVCSTGEDAVQQAGRLEPDLVLMDIKLEGEMDGIEAAAEIKKSHDIPVIYLTAYSDEETVERAKLTEPSGFLVKGQGLLSKPFDENELHAAIEITLYRHQMEKEHDQISSTMLMKTSEAVIATNSTGQIKFINNLAEEITGWRKDDALGKDLHEVFLPISEINDESSLEDALAAGELPEIISRNGARFRIKGTVTPIKDYKHQISGMVVSFQLHND
- a CDS encoding 2-isopropylmalate synthase; the protein is MYIDKVKQEIKLPEKVRIFDTTLRDGEQTPGVAITPDEKIRIAKRLDRLGVDIIEVGFPAASLGEQRAAREIKGLGLNAQVCGLARVLQEDIDAALDSDVDYIHTFIGTSPLHREYKLHMSQEEILNKATEAVEYIKDHGIIAEFSAEDATRTEFEFLKNIYTAVEEAGADIINVPDTVGVLVPVSMHSLISDLKDVVNIPISVHCHDDFGLAVANSLAAVEAGAEQVHATINGLGERAGNASLEEVVMALMVNYGVKTNITTELLVSTSELVSRITGVKMPPNKAIVGENAFAHEAGIHVHGVLQKAETYEPLKPEMVGHTRRIVMGKHTGARAIRSKLDDYGIEMEEDQFCTLYDQVKKLGDKGKMVTDADLQAMAETVLGKPKEEKVKLEGFTVMTGDNVLPTATVKLNIDGKIKTAAKTGVGPVDAAINAIQNLVGDTADIELKEYHIEAITGGTNALAEVFVIMADSDGNSATGRSTVEDVVMASVEAVLDAINKILIER